CATGGGGTGACAGCACTGAGGCCACCTGCACCAGGACAgtcctggggaggggacaggaagggGCCAAGTGGCACCGTGGGACCGTCCCAGGggtgccagggatggggtgagCAGCACCCCAGGGGTGCCAGGGTTGGGGGCACGGGCACTGCAGGGGTGTTGGGGATGGGGGCAGAGGCACCCGGGGGTtccggggctggggggagcagcaCCCCAAGGGTGCCAGGGATGGGTGAGCAGCCCCGCGGGGGTGACGGAGCTGCCGTGAGACCCCACCCAGGGACGGGGGTGCCCCCACCCCACCTACCCCACCTGCCCCGGCCTTCGGGGCCGCAcgggcggggagggggctcGGCGGCCACCAGAACCCCCCGGTGCCGGGCGGGGCGGTGGCTCCGCCGctctccccccgcccccggggCGGGTTCGGCACCGTCCCGCCCCCGCCCCTCGCCTTATCAGCGGCCGGCGGGGGGCTCGCCCCACTCCCGCCCAGCGCAGccgccgcggcggggccggcacCTCCCCAAGTGCCGCACCatgggcagccagggctccaagGCGGCGGGCGGCGACCCCGACACCGCCAAGGCCAACGGGCAGGTGGGTACCGGGGGCACCGGGGGGCACCGTGCGCCCCGCCGGGACGGGCGGCGGCGCGGACAAAGGCGCGGCGGGGAGGGCGCGGTGCTGGAGCCGTGATGGAGCCGAGGGGAACCTTCCGGCCCCGGGGGGGACTCTCCAGCCCGGCGGGTACCGGGGGATGCGGCAGCGCCCGCGCCGCGCCCCGGGCTCCCCCCGGCACCGGGCGGGTCCCGtccgccgccgcgccccggtACCGGGAGTGGAGCGCGGGCGCCGCCCGGTGGTAGCGGGCTGAGCCCCCCCCACCGAGCGGATCCCCCCGTCAGACCCCAAGCCAGGCTCTTTGCACCCCTTTTTGTGCCTCGGCACCCCCGGTGCGCCCCTTTCCCTCGGGGGAGCCCCGCTCGGTGCCCGGTGCTCCCCGTTTCCACCGGCTGCAAACCCCGCCCTTCTCCCCGCCGCGGTGCCCCCCATCCCCGTCTCTTCTTCCCCCGGTGGATTCCCCGTGCTCGGTGCCCCCCGTTCTCCCGGCCGGGTGCCCTTTGTGGGGTGCGGGGGTTTGGGGGAGGGGGCGCGGGGTCCCGGCGGTGCCTAACGCGCTCCCCCCGCAGGAGAACGGCCATGTGATCTCCAACGGGGACATGACGCCCAAGGCGGGGGTCGAGGGGACCCCCCAGAACGGGAACGGCTCGGCGGAACCCCCCAAGGAGGAGAGCGAGGGCGAAGCGGGCGGTGCCGACGGCATCGAGcccgccccggccgccgccgaGCCCGCCGAGCCCAAAGGCGAAGGGGCCGCGACCCCCAAGGACGCccccaagaagaagaagaaattctcCTTCAAGAAACCCTTCAAGCTGAGCGGGATCTCCTTCCGCAAGAACAAGAAGGAAGCCGGGGACTCCTCGGGCTCCTCGCCCACcgaggagcagggcaggagcgAGGAGACCCCGCCgggggggctgcagccctcGGCTCCCCCCGAGGAGGGCGGCGAGACCCAGGATGGAGGAGAAGCCTCgggcagccaggaggaggagaaacagcagcagcagggaggggagaacCACGGAGACACCGCCAAAGCCGAGGAGCCCTCGAAAACCGCGGGGCCGGAGCCCACAGCGAGCCCGGCGGAGCAGAAGGAAGAGTAGAGAGCGCTCGGGCATCGTCCTCAGCGGGGACTCTGACAGCGCCCTCGACCCTCCCCGGGCCCGCCCGGATCGCCCTCGACCCTCCCCGGGCCCGCCCGGATCGCCCTCGACCCTTCCCGGGCCCGCCCGGATCGCCCTCCCCGGGGGCTCCCCCACCGCCCTCCGTCCTCCCCGGGGGCTCCCCCACCACCCTCGACCCTCCCCGAGCAGCCCGGATCCCCGGATCGCCCTCCCCGGGGCTCTCCCGCCGCCCCCCGGACTCGCCCCGGAGCCTCCCGCACCCCCGGACTGACCGCACGCCCCGCACCCCCc
This genomic window from Serinus canaria isolate serCan28SL12 chromosome 23, serCan2020, whole genome shotgun sequence contains:
- the MARCKSL1 gene encoding MARCKS-related protein, which produces MGSQGSKAAGGDPDTAKANGQENGHVISNGDMTPKAGVEGTPQNGNGSAEPPKEESEGEAGGADGIEPAPAAAEPAEPKGEGAATPKDAPKKKKKFSFKKPFKLSGISFRKNKKEAGDSSGSSPTEEQGRSEETPPGGLQPSAPPEEGGETQDGGEASGSQEEEKQQQQGGENHGDTAKAEEPSKTAGPEPTASPAEQKEE